The following nucleotide sequence is from Amblyraja radiata isolate CabotCenter1 chromosome 22, sAmbRad1.1.pri, whole genome shotgun sequence.
AGATATAATTGACCCCCAGCATCTGCAACACTTTGAAAGAGGAGATTCTCGATAGTGCAACCAAGAATGTTTCCTGTTCTGCACCACTCCTTAATCCAGCAATTCCACAAAATTCAGGAGAAATGTAATTACAAAGACCCATTCAATTATTCCAATGGGCCAGATTGCTTCCTGCAGCTTTTTATTCCTAAAAATTGGCATTGCATTACATGTACAGTACATTACACATTGAAAGAAAGCTTAAGAGTTGTGGATCAGTTCTCAGTAGGTATCAAACCGTCCAGACATATGCGGCGCCATTAATCTTCAATAATCATCTTCACAATGGTAGCATGAATAATTTTAGGAATAATATATTTCCACCTGTTCCAAACATGATATATTGGGAATGTCTCCATAACAGTGCCTGTTGGCCTCCTTTGCCTTcgggaaaaaaaaaacttttaaaaaaaaatttttaactttaaaaatcaataaacaaACACTGCTAAGTGTGATAAAGGGAATACTTGCTCTTCGTGAATCATACTGTTAATCTTCCCTGGTACTTCACTTGGAAGGCCCATGAATATCACTGTTTTACTGTATAAAATAACCACTGAGCTGAACTTTAAAAAACATAGTGAGGCAATCAGCTGTGTCCTTGGTTCAAAATGTATTTCATTACCAACTTTAACAAATTAGACTATGCTCATTCATGAagcttttttaaaaatcatttaatAGCAGACTGCAGGTTAGTATTGTTCCAAACTCCTCTCACATTTCCCTGGATCCCACTTCATAAGATTATCTGCACAGCAACATTAAGACAACTGACAATTTGGAGTTTCTTTAAGTGCTGGCACAGGCACCTTTCTGTTCAGAGAAACTCAAAACTGTTTATTTATCTACCCACTGACGCTCATTTCCCAACTCACCCCATCCCTATCACCCCCGGAGAAAAATACAGCAAGGATTCAATGGTGGAGAACGTACATTGATTAAGAGTGTCAACCTATTGGCATCCTCTTGGTATTttgggataggtgatgttgcttTAGGACGTTTCATTCTTCCATCCTTTTAACTGCACTGTTTCACGATACATTCATTCACTTGTCAGGTTGCAGTCTGTTTTAACACCTACTTATGGGATAATGTCACTTGGCACAGTGGAGCTTTCCTGGTGTTATAGTGTTTTAGACGATATGCTCTAAAAGGAGAAAGTGATAAGAAATTAGTTCAAAtttttattaaaataatatatacaggaATATTGGCCGTTATACACAAGAGCATTATATCTTGCAAGTATGTAATACCTTAATTAAAGTTAGATCATGGTTTTGTATTCCATTAATGTACGAAAGTTGCAAACTGAACTGATCCTACTGCTTTATTGGTAGGTTTACAGGGTTCTGTGTCTTAACCAACATTTAATTTTAAACTAACAAAACATTATCAGGTTGCAGTCTGTTATAACACCTACATGTGGGTTACTGTCGCGTAGCACAATACATCCCTAGGTACTTTCCCTGGCAACTGCACCGCCTCCTtacacttcctccctcacctccatccagggaccccggcaCCCCTTcacgatgaaaaaaaggcccagctGCACTTCTTCAAACTTTGTCTACTGCATTcggtgctcctgatgtggcctcttttacatcggtgagaccaagcatagacatgGCGACTGTTTTGCCAAAAACCTGTGCTTCGACAAGGCCTGCTggttctcctggttgctaacctttTCAACTCTTCCATTTCCATACTTGCCTATCTGCCATTGGCCTCCTCTGTTGCCAGGATGAGGCTACGTGCAAAATTGCcttgtattccacttgggtagcttgcaacccaaaaGAATGAGTATTAACCACTAAGTCCCACCCTCCAAGTCACCTTTCTCTGTACACTAATCTCCCATCCCAGAATCCTTCATTTCTCTTCTATCTCCCCTTTCCTCACATAGCCTTTCCATTCCTTCCGCGaatgctacctgacttgctgagttcctccgtcaCTTTGacttttgctcgagattccagcgtctgcagttccatgtaACCCTAAAACATTTTACCTGATCATTAATTGCTATTTATGAATCCTTGCTTTGCAGAAATTAGCAGGTATATTGACCTCCATTACAATTGTGTCTCAAATTAAAGCCTGATCAGAAGCTCCTGAGGCTTGCTAGAATGAGAAATTAATATGTGTTTACCAACGATAAATAGTCGCAAGACTAACGGTTGCAAATTGTAATCACCTCTGCAAATTTGGTTCTCATGTTTGTCTCACCACCACACTTGGCATTGCATTGGGCTAATTGTGAGAGAGTGAACAACAGTTTTATATTTAAGAGAAGAGAAGTGACAGGAATCCTTAAAATAAATGTAACGGTAATATATTAAAATATGGAACGGTAATTTCATATAGTAGCAGTTTCTGTCCTGCAGTTTGGAATGACAGTGGCCTTATGTTTATATTGTAATCTTCACTCTGAAGAAAAAGCTTAAAGTGAGGTATGCTGTTTTTGAAGGAAGGCGCCCCACGCACATTTCTTTCTTACCTTGTGCTTCGAGCACTTCATTGAAAAATTCTCCTCGCTTAATTGGCATCCTGCAGGGAGACGGGATGTGTGAAAACACAAGAGAGCAGTAATTAGCACAGGTCTATTAGTATTTATAAAGAGACaacatgaggaaacatttttgggGACAATGTAAGCTGTGTCTCAGTCGGTGTTAACTGTCACAGTCAGGTGGTATAGATTCAACCACACTCCAGGAACTCATGCAATGCATTAGCCTGAAATCCAATGCAGTACAGTGCAGCATGCTTCGATGAGATGTTAAGCCCTCTGCCATGAACTGAGAGAAAAACAAAATTGCATGACATTTTGTCAAAGAGCAGCAGGAGTTTTCTGGTTCTCTAATATTTATTCCTCAACTTATTTGACAAATGTGGTCATTATTACACTGCTGTTGATAGAGCTTTTATGTTGAATAATCGATTCTTGCCATTGCTATGTTACAAATAACTTCAACAAGTAATTAATTTGTAAAAATGTTGGTATATCTTTAGGTTGTGAAAGTTGCCATACAAGTATAAATTATTTTTATAATTTTCTAGCACTATCACGACTGCTAAACAATAACTTCTGATATTGTATGGTCCTGCAGATACAGAGAAAATGCACGTGTCTATGGTTAATACATGGAATGCATCATTGAAGTTAGCTACAGTTAATATATGATCTAAATTTGCACCTCTTACAGAAACTATGTCTGTCTAACCTCTGTATAGATACGGTTAAATATCACCTTTTAATTTTAGCGATAATATAAAATGGAACCTAATATCAATAGATGCTTACTGTTTTTCAAATGaacacaggaggccattcagcttgCCTTCCCTGTCTTGACATCGCAAAGCTTTCCTGCTCTCCTCCCGTcacaaaaaaaagttttttttcatcaATACAAGTATATCTCTAGTTCTTCATGGAAAATTATTATAGAATCTACTTCCAACATCTTTTTAGGCAGCATATTGTAAATCATTAAAATCCTGCATTACAAACATTTCTTCCCTACctttttcataagtgataggcgtagaaataggccaatcggcccatcaaatctactccgccattcaatcatggttgatctatctttccctcataaccccattctcctgcctactccccataacccctgacacgcatATCTTTACACAGTTGGCTTTACATTGTTGGTCTCTACCTACCATCTGTCCTACTAATGAAGTTGTTTCTGTTCATCCATCAAAATCCATTCATTGTAATAAACATAATTAAAAGTTGATGTGAATTGCTGGTTTTCTTACCCGACTCAATGGCACAGATATAATGGTATTTCTGATTGCATCCCTTGGTATAGCAGCCAAGAGTGGCCCCTGTCTGCTCACACAtagagcatctctgtggagaaagaataaaagtaaataaatatCAACACAAAACATTCCAGGATTATCTCTAAATAATCTTTGCATCAAGCAACTGGAACAAAATCTAACTATTCATAAACACAAAATGTGCAAAAGCCTATTTTTTTCAGACTCTGGGAACTCGCCATTCCTTCAACAATCCCACCATAGCATCTCCACCTTTTGGTGTCTTGCCCCCAGGTCAGCAAATCCATccctaaatatttttgttttgccaGGCCCAACCCAATTCCTCTCTCACCTCATATATAACCTGTTCCATGAAAACCATCTTCAAGTTAGCTTTTTTCCTAATATGGGTCTCAATGTCAAATTTCTACTTGATAATTACTCTTTGAAGCATTTGATCTATGCTCTGTCAATTTGATGATTGCAATTATTCTAAAACATCAACAGGTACAGAAGATGGGAAAACCCAAACTCAATTTTGATTAACTTTCTTTATCCAATGAGTGGCAGGTCCAACAAAATGGGTGCGTCTGGGTTTATGTTTAGGCAATGGAGTGGCTGTGTATCAGTGGGAGCGTGCTTTCGAGGTGGGAATCGTAATTCACCTAGATTTAGCATTTTGATAGAAAAGGATAAAGACAAAATTAGAGTACAGATTATAATTTAGGGAAAAGACTCATTTTACTGGGATGTAAAGTGACAATAAAAATTAACTGGAAACAGCTAATGGAAAGTAAACCAgtgtcataacatttaagaaggaAATTCTGAGTTCAGAGTAAAGTGTTCTCAAaagtggagggagaggagaggtgaagaCTGCAAAATCTAAAACCCTCAAAGGTAGGGTGCATAGGAAAAGGATAGGGAGAAAGGGAAGCTTATGTCAGACAGAGTTTgatatggagaaggtgaggagaaTGTGGAAAAGGTAGGGAATTAGAAGTAAAATTAGAAAAATAAAGAGGACGCAAGAATCCATAGGTAATTTACGATTGCAGAAAGACTGCAAATATCCAAATACCAGGGCTCTTGGAGATGAAATTTATGAGGATGAGGACTGATTAGTTAAGCTGCTGTTACTTTCTTTGAAAAGGGAAAGGCAAGGGAAGATTTTAATTGAGGTACATAAAATAAGGTGCCTATGTGGAGCAAAGAGAAAATATCTATATCATTTAGCAAGTAGCAGAGATCTGAggtaaaagcagaaaatactggaaacactctgcATGCAAACACTGCCTGAGCCTTGGGTGTTTCTAACACtatggttttatttcagatttccagcattaacATTTTGAACTACCAGTCTGTAAGAGTGATGTAGGCAGGATTTCTTAATACATTAATAAAAATTAGGGTGCACATTTGAAGAGCCATAACTTAGTTAAAAACCAAGTGCTGAAGGGTTGGATTGGGCTCTGCAGCGTTTTCTTGGCTAATACAGACAAGATGGCCCAAATGGCCTCCTTTGGTGGTAAATCATTTTATGAGTCTGCGAAGTGGAACAAAACCACGGGCTTTCAAGGCAAGGGAGTAGGAATACATCATTCTGAAACTGAGAACCTGTTAGGACTTAATGAACTGGCAAAAGGAGAAATATCTTTGCACACGCTATTGGTTTGAAGAGTTAACATCAAAGTTTAAGACTTATAGAGGACAGATTAGTAAGTTATTACCTTGCTAGTGGGAAGCAAAGTTGCTAAAACTGATAAAATCAATGGAATTGACTCCAAATCTTCAAATAATTTAACTCAGTTTCAgaaatcaaaactgtacacatggTTACATTTTCATCCACTGCCTGAAGAATTGGAAAATACCACAAACCTCAGCTAATTTTCCTCTTTTCCTCTATGGACCAGGACATTATTTTTCCCCATAATCTGCACAAATTATTTTCAAGTATTTTTGATCTGCACTGTAAGGCAAGCTCTGGTGTTCCCTCACACATGTTTTTGTCGTCATGAAAGTGAgaggctggaaagaatgcagaggagatgtacaaggatgttgccaggcgtgAGGACCTCAGttttgggagaggttggggaggctagcactttattcattggagtgcaggaCGCTGAGTGATAATCTTatgtaggtgtataaaatcataaggggaatagatagggtgagtgcaATTTTTTTTAGCCAGGGTAGTGGAATCAAaatctagaggacataggtttaaggtgggaggggcaaaatttaataggaacctgaggagctacattttcactcggagggtgatgggtacatggacgagctgccagaggagttagttgaggcaggtacaaaaattagacagcatttaaaagacctggaccagtacatggataggaaaagattagagggatatggatcaaacacaggcaaatgggacacacTTAAAAGGGCCATCATGGACGAGTTGGCCTCTAGTGTCATATGAGTCTATGACTGTGATGTTCTGGTGGGGACTGGAATGAAATGGCAGCGTTAGTAGAGGAAGCAGACTCAAATGTAGTGTTCAAAGGAGAGCTGAGTGAGTATCTGAATTAAAGGTGAAGAGAGGTTTAGAGAGGAATTAAAGGTGAAGACATAGGTTTAGAAGGGAACTGAGGGAGTTTATTTTATCCAGATGATGATTGCAATCTGGAAGATACTggatggtagaggcagatactctCACAACATTTGTGAAGTATATAGATGAGCACTTAAATTATCAATGGATAGAATGCTACAGAACAAGTGCCGGTAACTGAGATAAGTATAGATAGGCATTTGATCGTCGGCACGgatatgttgggctgaagggccagtttctgtgttgtattcaagagtcaagagtgttttattgtcatatgtcccagatagaacaattaaattcttgcttgctgcagcacaacagaatatgtaaacatagtacactggaaataacatgaggggaaaaaaacgttcagtgtgtttatacgaatgcaatcaactcggcgtgcacaatcaaatagaacaagttgtcctacaattgTGGCCTGGTTAAAGGGATTGCAACATCGCAGAGCTAATTTCTATGACGCGGGCTGGAcagcacagaggcccgggaggttGCTGccttcctctccacatacactgcTCCGTCCGCTGGGTATTGCCGGCGTTTTTTCACTCTATAGTTCCTAATGTGTTTTAATAATTTCAGGTCAAGCTTCCTGACGGCAGTAACCCGCCCTCGCTGGCCAAGTTGGCCAtcggcgagtcacggcgccaggcgggagGGCTCGGCTGGGTGGTGTTAGCGAGGGACTGACTGCGCGCTGTACACGGGCACCATGAGAGATTCCCGGGACcgtatgtatcctcaataaggatggtgATGTAGTTGTACCATAGTTTATTTACTATATTTGTTtgccttgtattatggtggtgggttttgttttgatttatttcgtactgtaaatattattgtaaataattgattcaaTTATTTTTTGGTAAACAAAACCCTGCCCGCCGGGCGGTCTATTCGCTCACCATCTCGCTGGCCATCTCCACCGCCTCCAGCAGACCGTAGAGCTTCCCGGCGGCCAGGTACACGCCGCTGGTCCACACCGCACAGGCGCCGTGCAGCCAACGCTCCTGTGGATCGATGGGCAGCTCGGGAGGTTGCTGCTCCTCCTCCACGCCTGCTCTCCTCCTCGCCTTCCTCAGCTCCGTGTCTTCGACCGTCTTCTCGCAGCAGTAGCAGCTCAGCTTCTTGCACTTCTCCCTTGAGCTTGTCCGAAGCGGGCTCTGATCTTCCACCTCGGCTGCCTTCTCCAGATGGGACGGCGCCTCGGCCCTGCTACTGACCGGACTCTCACTCTCTGAGTCAGCAACTTTAGGCTCGATGCTGAGGCGACTTGGCGTCTCCTTAATCCCATTCTTTACCTCGATTTTCCCCCGGACGTGTTGGTTCTTTGTCACTGGCGGGATGTAGTCCTCCGGATAATAGGGTCCAAACAGGTCTCCGAGTCCCTTGTGGTTCTTGGCCATGCCACACAAGCAGCAGAGCAGATAACCCTGCTTGGTGGAATCCAGCACCACCGGTCCAGGTAACAGCGCCGAAGTTGTTGGCAGCGTCTTGCTGACAGACAGAGGCGCCTGCGAAGCCGGAgacctcttcttcatcttctggaACCTGGACTGTTCTTCTGACAACGTGTTGATGATGGTGCAAATAGACGAGACCGCGTTATTCTTCTCGACGCGAACGTAAGGAGAAAAGGCCATGACTGTATTGCCAGCTCTGGGCATTTTGTACGATACGTATTTCAGGCGTATCACCGGTTCCTTACTGTCGACCATCGGGAGATTCCTTCTTTTCAACTGCTTCTTCCGCCTGTGGACTGTTTTCGTGACCTTGGTCCCTTTGAGATGCTTCCTCCTCCTCCTGGCGCCTCGCCCGCTGGGCCTCTTGACTTTGGAATTGCTCTTGGTTTGTTTGGCCTTGTTCCCCGTCGGGTGACCTCGTCTCTTCGTGGGAGGGAGGCAACATTTGGGAGACGCCTGCCTTCTGGGCTCCACGACGTCCTGACTACTCTCCAGCTCCACCCTTGCGCCTGGATCCAAAGTGGAAGCCAACCCCGAGGAGGGAGAAGCGAGCGGAGGGGAACGGTCAGGAGTAGTGATCTGTTCCTCCGTCACCTCTACTGTGGTTTGTTCTCCAGCTTCACCGACGTCTGGCTCGACCGCTGCCTTCACTTCACTCTTCCCGCGAAGACTGCTCTTCTCCTGCGCTCTACATTCGTGTGCCTCTTTGAGTCTTTTAGAAGCGATAAGGCATTTTTTACTTGTATCTACCGGGGCGATCTTTTGAGCAGCGTCTTTGGCCGTCGCTTTGTTCTGCTCGGGCACCTCGCCGATGGCACTTTCACTCAGTTTATCTTCTTTCAAAGACAGGATCTCATCCAGGGTTAGACAGGGCGCGCTGCTGTCTGAGTAGTTGCTGCAGGCGAATGATTTGGAGTTTGGAGATGTGATCTTCTGCACAATGGCCTCGAGTTTGAGGCCTCTGCCTTTCCGGGGAGGGAGAATTTTAGTTTTCGGCGGGGTCTTGAGAGAAATACCGGACTGGAAATTGGGATCGGTCCCCTTACTGACTGCATGCTCTGAAGATCCTTCACTGCTGGTACCTTGGGCGGGTCCTACCACGCTGGTTGGAGCTGCAAGGTTAATGTCTGAGGAAGGACCAGGCAGTTGTTTCTGTTTCTCTGTCCGGGTATCACTCGCCTTTACCATCTGATGTTGCCTTTTCGCCGGTATTAACGGAAACGAACAATAACCTTTTCTTTTTAGAGGATGCGACAGGGAAAACCTTTGGTCTTCTACCCCTTCCAGCCTTGAAGCTGAGTTTCGTGTTTTTAACCTCTCGGTCGCGACCTCTGCCGCGATGTGGTCCAGCGGCTCTTGTCTGGATGTTAATTGTTTTTGAATCCTCGCCACCGACGAGTTGTTTCTGGGAGCGAGACACCGATTGTGAGCCAGATCGCAGTTCTTTCGTTGTTTGGCATCTTTGTGCAAAATCTGCCCCTGCGCCCTAGTCCTGGCCCTGAGCACCACCGACTTGTACGAGTTGGGGTCCTGGCTCACGGGGTGGTCGGGATGGGCAGTGCAGGCGGGCCGACTGTGGGAGACCGAGGTGGGGAGATGCGCTCGGACACTCGCGTTGGGAGCTTGCCTGTGGATCAGACACTTGTCCGGGTCGGTGTGCTGCCGCTGCCTGGAGCAGCAGCACAGCTCCCTCGGGGCATCCTCTCGCTGAGAACTCATTCTCCTTCTCAGCAGCGTACGGGATTGGAGGGGTAGTTCAGCGTCCACCAGAACGGTAGAGGAACGGGTGCACATTCTGGTCGGCGTGTTCTCCACGGGTTCGGCTGCTGCGAACCCTTGCTGAGGGAGCTTGCTTCTAGCTCGGTCCCTCTGTGGAGCCAAACATCTTTGTTTGGTGGGCACCATCTTTAGATGCTGCATGTTGTCGTCTGCCCGTGGCGGCGAGTGGTCTTTGCCTCTGGACCCGGCTCCTTGCGCCACCCTCGCCGATAGCCTCCGGACCCGGGCGCCTCTGCTCGCCGGCTCCTTGGTGGGACCATTTTCTATTTCAGTCAGCGCCGAGCTGATTAAGTCAGAGGAAAGTGCCGGCAGGTCCGGTGTCTCTGCCGCCGCGGGGTTCAGAACCCCTTCCGCTAGTTGGTCCGTGTGGCGCCCACACTCTCCCTCGGGTTTTAGCGCGGCACTCGAGGGGTCTTCCTCGTCAGCCTTGGACTCTGCCACTATAGCTGGCCCCACATGAATGACGGAGTGCCCGAGCAAGCGGGGACCAAGACTTGGTCCCACCTTCGCCTCGCCGGTCGCGTTTCCCTCTGCATTCCCGCAGTTCCCCGGAGAGACGACCTCCTTAGCGGCGGATCGCGTTGGAGAAACATCGCAGATGACGGATTTTCTTTCAGCTAAAGCAGCAGCATGATCTTGCGGGGCAGTGGGATCAGTTGGTTCTACCTCTGGCTCCTCGTCGGCCGTCACTTTGCCCGTTGATGGCTCCTGGTCATTGGCAAGAAGTCTTAGTTCGGAATACCTGCCTTCCCCAACCTCGGGACCCACCTGTCCTGTTCCCCTCGTCCCGTCCACCGCTTGGGTGAACTGTGGTGGAGCCAAGTCCGTCTCCAGAGGACTCTGCCCTTTGTAGTTGGCGTGTACTTTCTGGAGATACTGGTTCTGAAGGTGACACTGAGCGATGTCGGCATCcagctctccccactctcccggcTGCTCCCTTCCTCTCCTATCGGGCAAATCGAAAAGATTCAACTTTTCCAGGTCCTGCGAGGCACTTGAAATCAGCGAGGAACAGAACTGCcggttgctgcctgacagagaGGACACTAGGTTATCTTTGTAATCTGCCATGGGCTGAAGCAAGTTTGCGGAGTCCGACCTGTTGGGGAACAGTTGAGATTCGCTGCCACTATCATCCGCAAACCTTTTGGTCATCATTGGATATTCACTCTTAATTCTACCGTCGTTACAGTCTGAGCCAAGAGTTTGTCCCGTGCGTTTCGGATGGATGAGGTGGCCGAAAAAGTTGTCGGCGCTTTCCAAATTTAACGGGGAGCACTTGCCTTCCTTGCCCCCCTCCAGGTGATTAAATTTAAATTCGGTTTCCAACCTTTCCTTGAAAGAGTCCTTGAGAATAATGACGCTGGAGGTTTTCGCGTCCTCATTTCCGAACAGGCTCGCGTGTCCATCTGTTGCCAGCTTCGATAGGCACGATGCTGTTGTGCAGCTTTCCCCGCACATCACCGAGTCCTCTGACTTGATCTCGGCCAGCACCTCGCTCGGCGAGGTCCCAGAGCAGGCCAGGATGCTGTCCAAGTTCTTCCTCAGTGCGTCCAGATTGGCGGCATGGTTCTGAAAGAACTGTATCTTCTCCATCTGATCTTCAGAGCTGCTGGAATAGTCTCCTTCCTGCAGGTCGGCTTGAGGCGTGCCCAGGGCTTCTTCGCCTGAGTACATGCTTTCCTTGGGACTCCTCAACTCCTTCAGGAACTCGGCTTTTTTGGGCAGG
It contains:
- the rai1 gene encoding retinoic acid-induced protein 1, coding for MQSFRDPGGFQGAQQNFQQARADSARLETYRQQNAVAQTYEAHGMGSKEYYNQQTYQGYGNSAAGSYFSGTKQVSVSHTQGRSSNYQSGGYSRQFQSEGQPSKWGSPTSSVTGLSQYVQDSFKGSVPSTTSVAVYPQQHMAGGAAQNPQPVPGPHTHFMQQQQPHHKPLMQQASPYVSRPAHFNQAFQSSPNAYQAVQDYSHTSRSYEGFAQMPSSPRYDQQSAAAPDYPTQAGYGYKAAIGKAAGYEQNKAAHVKQQNLQYHSQAKMHLLNQSPQVYYQPDAPVKSPEQFYQTFSPASTHSPVSTVVRSPSYSSTPSPLMPNPEALQFVPSSEGGSMAPDIKGNVSHLMPAAATSTNQGSGKTQADACKVFLKEKNSEKLLSDGAFSSLVALSSQVENIPRTVQQLLLSNTLAPHRKMAKRLPKKAEFLKELRSPKESMYSGEEALGTPQADLQEGDYSSSSEDQMEKIQFFQNHAANLDALRKNLDSILACSGTSPSEVLAEIKSEDSVMCGESCTTASCLSKLATDGHASLFGNEDAKTSSVIILKDSFKERLETEFKFNHLEGGKEGKCSPLNLESADNFFGHLIHPKRTGQTLGSDCNDGRIKSEYPMMTKRFADDSGSESQLFPNRSDSANLLQPMADYKDNLVSSLSGSNRQFCSSLISSASQDLEKLNLFDLPDRRGREQPGEWGELDADIAQCHLQNQYLQKVHANYKGQSPLETDLAPPQFTQAVDGTRGTGQVGPEVGEGRYSELRLLANDQEPSTGKVTADEEPEVEPTDPTAPQDHAAALAERKSVICDVSPTRSAAKEVVSPGNCGNAEGNATGEAKVGPSLGPRLLGHSVIHVGPAIVAESKADEEDPSSAALKPEGECGRHTDQLAEGVLNPAAAETPDLPALSSDLISSALTEIENGPTKEPASRGARVRRLSARVAQGAGSRGKDHSPPRADDNMQHLKMVPTKQRCLAPQRDRARSKLPQQGFAAAEPVENTPTRMCTRSSTVLVDAELPLQSRTLLRRRMSSQREDAPRELCCCSRQRQHTDPDKCLIHRQAPNASVRAHLPTSVSHSRPACTAHPDHPVSQDPNSYKSVVLRARTRAQGQILHKDAKQRKNCDLAHNRCLAPRNNSSVARIQKQLTSRQEPLDHIAAEVATERLKTRNSASRLEGVEDQRFSLSHPLKRKGYCSFPLIPAKRQHQMVKASDTRTEKQKQLPGPSSDINLAAPTSVVGPAQGTSSEGSSEHAVSKGTDPNFQSGISLKTPPKTKILPPRKGRGLKLEAIVQKITSPNSKSFACSNYSDSSAPCLTLDEILSLKEDKLSESAIGEVPEQNKATAKDAAQKIAPVDTSKKCLIASKRLKEAHECRAQEKSSLRGKSEVKAAVEPDVGEAGEQTTVEVTEEQITTPDRSPPLASPSSGLASTLDPGARVELESSQDVVEPRRQASPKCCLPPTKRRGHPTGNKAKQTKSNSKVKRPSGRGARRRRKHLKGTKVTKTVHRRKKQLKRRNLPMVDSKEPVIRLKYVSYKMPRAGNTVMAFSPYVRVEKNNAVSSICTIINTLSEEQSRFQKMKKRSPASQAPLSVSKTLPTTSALLPGPVVLDSTKQGYLLCCLCGMAKNHKGLGDLFGPYYPEDYIPPVTKNQHVRGKIEVKNGIKETPSRLSIEPKVADSESESPVSSRAEAPSHLEKAAEVEDQSPLRTSSREKCKKLSCYCCEKTVEDTELRKARRRAGVEEEQQPPELPIDPQERWLHGACAVWTSGVYLAAGKLYGLLEAVEMASEMRCSMCEQTGATLGCYTKGCNQKYHYICAIESGCQLSEENFSMKCSKHKSISSKTL